The DNA sequence TAGGCGCGCGGCGGATCGGCCGGGTGCGGGGCGAGCAGCGGAAGCTGCGAGGCGAGGCGCGCCTCGCACAGTTCCACGAGCCGGTCGTAGCCCGCCTTGCCCATCAGCTCGATCAGCTCCGGCCGGTAGGAGACGTACACGGGCTCGCCCGCCCCGTGCGCCGAGGTCGCCGACGTGCACCACCAGTGCAGGTCGTGGCCGCCCGGCCCCCAGCCCCTGCGGTCGTACTCCCCGATGGAGACCTGGAGGACCTTGGTGTCGTCCGGCCGCTCGATCCAGTCGTAGGTCCGCCGCACCGGCAGCTGCCAGCACACGTCCGGCTTGGTCTCCAGCGGCTCCCGGCCCTCCTTGAGCGCCAGGATGTGCAGCGAGCAGCCCGCGCCGCCCGCGAAGCCCGGGCGGTTCTGGAAGATGCACGAGCCGTTGTACGGACGGGTCTGGCGCTCGCCGTCCTCGTCCTCGGCCACCCAGCCGGTCTCCCGGCCCACGTCGTGGTGCTGCCAGATGTCGGGCGTGAGCCGGTCCACGAACCCCGCGACCCGCTTCTCGTCGTCCTCGTCCGAGAAGTGCGCGCCGAGCGTGCAGCAGCCGTCGTCGGCGCGGCCCGCCTTGATGCCCTGGCAGCCGCTGCCGAAGACGCAGGTCCAGCGGGAGGTCAGCCAGGTCAGGTCGCAGCGGAAGAGCTGCTCGTCGTCCGCCGGGTCGGGGAACTCCACCCAGGCCCGGGGGAAGTCGAGGCCCTTCTCGTCGTCGGCCGGAACGGCGCCCTCCGCGGTCTTGCGGAGCTTGCGCACGGCCTTGCCCGCCTTGGCTTCCTTGCCCGTCTTGTTCTTCTTGCCCGTCTTGGTGGTCTTCTCGCCCTTGCCCGTCCGGTCCGCGCTGCCGCCCGCGCCGTCCCGCGCGGGCGGCGCCGACAGGTCCGAGGGCTCCGATGAGCGCGCGGACTTCGTTTTGTCGGCCTTCGCCTTTTTCGTCTTTGGCACGCCTCCAGGGTATGCGCGCTCACACCCGCCCCGGGACCAGCGAAAGCCGCGCGCGCAGTAGCGTTCCGTATATGAGACTCGGTGTCCTCGACGTGGGTTCGAACACGGTGCATCTGCTGGTGGTGGACGCCCACCCCGGCGCGCGCCCGCTGCCCGCGCACTCCCACAAGGCCGACCTGCGCCTTGCCCAACTGCTCGACCCGGCGGGCGCGATCGGCCCCGAGGGCGTCGATCAGCTCATCGCCACGGTGCGTGACGCCCTCCAGGCCGCCGAGGACAAGGGCGTCGAGGATCTGCTTCCGTTCGCGACCTCCGCCGTGCGCGAGGCCACCAACGCCGACGACGTCCTCGCCCGGGTGCGCGCGGAGACCGGCGTCGACCTCCAGGTCCTCACCGGTGAGGAGGAGGCCCGGCTCACGTTCCTCGCCGTCCGCCGCTGGTTCGGCTGGTCCGCGGGCAAGCTGCTCGTCCTCGACATCGGCGGCGGCTCCCTGGAGATCGCGTACGGCATGGACGAGGAGCCCGACGCCGCGGTCAGCCTGCCGCTCGGCGCCGGGCGGCTCACCGCCGCGTGGCTGCCCGAGGACCCGCCGGAGCCGGGCGACGTCCGCGCCCTGCGGCGGCACGTACGGGCGCAGATCGCGCGGACCGTGGGGGAGTTCAGCCGCCTCGGCAGCCCCGACCACGTCGTGGCCACCTCCAAGACCTTCAAGCAGCTCGCCCGGCTCGGGGGCGCGGCCCGCTCCACGGAGGGGCTCTATGTGCAGCGCGAGCTGAAGCGGAAGTCCCTGGAGGACTGGGTGCCGCAGCTCGCCGCGATGACCACGGGCGAGCGCTCGGAGCTTCCCGGGGTGTCCGAGGGGCGGGCCGGACAGCTGCTCGCGGGGGCGCTCGTCGCCGAGGGCGCGATGGACCTCTTCGGCGTCGAGTCCGTGGAGATCTGCCCCTGGGCCCTCAGGGAGGGCGTGATCCTGCGACGCCTGGACCACTTGCCCCAGCCCTGACCCTGCCGAGGCGCCAAGCCGTTTCGGCCTGCGGCCTCGTCCTCAAAACGCCGGACGGGCTGAAAGACCTCGGTGCGGACCGGATGCCTTCTGCGCGCCCGCAGACGAGAACTGGTCCGCACCGGCACAATCCAGCCCGTCCGGCGTTTGAGGACGAGGCCGCAGGCCGATCAAGCCGGGGGCAGGGGGCCCGGGCCGGACGCCGCCTCCCCGCTCCCTCGCAGGGCCCCGTACGCTGTTCCCCGTGGTGGAACCAGTCGTACGCATCCCGGACGCGAAGGTCGCCCTGTCCACGGCCTCCGTCTATCCGGAGTCGACGGCGACGGCCTTCGAGATCGCCGCGCGCCTCGGGTACGACGGCGTCGAGGTCATGGTGTGGACCGATCCCGTCAGCCAGGACATCGAGGCCCTGCGCCGCCTCAGCGACTACCACCAGATCCCCATCCTCGCGGTGCACGCGCCCTGTCTGCTGATCACCCAGCGCGTCTGGTCCACCGACCCCTGGGTGAAGCTCCAGCGCGCCCGGGCCGCCGCCGAGAAGCTGGACGCGTCGACGGTCGTCGTGCACCCGCCCTTCCGCTGGCAGCGCGGCTACGCCCGGGACTTCGTCCAGGGGATCTGGCGGATGGCGGAGGAGACGGACGTCCGGTTCGCCGTGGAGAACATGTACCCCTGGCGCTACCGCGACCGCGAGATGCTCGCGTACGCCCCGGACTGGGACGTCACCAAGGACGACTACCGCCACTTCACGATAGATCTCAGCCACACCGCGACCGCCCGTACGGACGCCCTGGAGATGGTCGACCGCATGGGCGACCGGCTCGGCCACGTCCACCTCGCCGACGGCCGGGGCTCCGCGAAGGACGAGCACCTCGTGCCCGGCCGCGGCACCCAGCCCTGCGCCGCGCTCCTGGAGCGCCTCGCCACCTCCGGCTTCGACGGCCACGTGGTCATCGAGGTCAACACCCGCCGCGCCATGTCCAGCGCCGAGCGCGAGGCCGACCTCGCCGAGGCCCTGGCCTTCACCCGGCTGCACCTGGCGTCGTCGGTGAAGGTGCCGCGCTCGTGACGGCCGGCGCCGCCGCGCCCCGGCGCCGGGGCCGTCCCTCACGCACCCAGACCGAGCGGGGGCCCGCCACCCGCGAGGTGATCCTGGAAGCGGCGCGCGAGCAGTTCTCCGCACACGGCTACGAGAAGACCTCCGTACGCGCCATCGCCAAGGCCGCGGGCGTCGACTCGGCCCTCGTGCACCACTACTTCGGCACGAAGGAGCAGCTCTTCGCGGCGGCCATCGAGGTCTCCTTCGCGCCCGCGCTGCAGGCTCCCGCCGCGATCGAGGACGGCCCCTTCGACGCCGTCGGCGAGCGCCTGACCCGCTTCGTCCTCGGCGTCTGGGAGAACCCGGCCACCCGTACGCCGCTGCTCGCGATCGTGCGCTCGGCGGTCAACCACGAGACGGCCGCCGCCGTCTTCCGCCGCCTCGTCACGACCCAGCTCCTGTCCCGCGTCGCGGCCACCCTCGACCTGCCCGACGCGGAGCTGCGCGCCGAGCTGGCGGCGGCCCAGCTGGTGGGCGTCTCGATGCTCCGGTACGTCATCCAGGTGGAGCCGCTGGCCTCGGCGGACATGGAGGACCTGGTGGCGCGCCTCGCACCGGTGGTGCAGGGGCATCTGACGGGCTTCTCGAACCCCGAGTGACCCCGGCCCGGCCGGCGTGGCCCCGGGCCCGGCCGGTGTGGCCCCGGCCTGATCCGTACGGATCCGCATGAGACGGCCGTCCCGCCATGCGGACACCCTGTCCGGATCTTGGATCATCGGCGTACGCTCGGCCGTATCGATAGCCGTATCGAGATCTGCCCCTGAAGGAGCGAGCGACGATGCCCGAGCTGAGGTCCCGCACAGTCACCCACGGACGCAACATGGCGGGCGCGCGCGCCCTTATGCGGGCCTCCGGGGTACCGGGCGCGGACATCGGCCGGAAGCCGGTCATCGCCGTCGCCAACTCCTTCACCGAGTTCGTGCCGGGCCACACCCACCTCGCGCCGGTCGGCCGCATCGTCAGCGAGGCCGTCCGGGAGGCGGGCGGCATCCCGCGCGAGTTCAACACGATCGCCGTGGACGACGGCATCGCGATGGGCCACGGCGGCATGCTCTACAGCCTGCCCTCCCGCGATCTGATCGCCGACTCCGTCGAGTACATGGTGGAGGCCCACTGCGCCGACGCCCTGATCTGCATCTCGAACTGCGACAAGATCACGCCCGGCATGCTGATGGCCGCCCTGCGCCTGAACATCCCGACGGTCTTCGTCTCCGGCGGCCCCATGGAGGCGGGCAAGGCCACCCTGGTCGACGGCACCGTCCGCAAGCTCGACCTGATCGACGCGATGGTCGACGCGTCGAACGAGAACGTCTCCGACGAGGACATCCTCCGCATCGAGGAGAACGCCTGCCCGACCTGCGGCTCCTGTTCCGGCATGTTCACGGCCAACTCCATGAACTGTCTGACCGAGGCCATCGGCCTGTCCCTGCCGGGCAACGGCTCGGTGCTCGCCACCCACACCGCCCGCAGGGCGCTGTACGAGCAGGCGGGCGCGACCGTCGTCGAGATCACCAAGCGCTACTACGACGGGGACGACGCCTCCGTCCTGCCGCGCAACATCGCGACCCACGCCGCGTTCGAGAACGCCATGGCCCTCGACATCGCCATGGGCGGCTCCACCAACACGATCCTGCACCTCTTGGCCGCCGCCCAGGAGGCCGAGGCCGGCTACGACCTGACCGACATCGACGCCGTCTCGCGCCGCGTCCCCTGCCTGGCGAAGGTCGCCCCGAACGTGGCGCCGCAAGGCACGTACTACATGGAGGACGTGCACCGCGCGGGCGGCATCCCCGCGATCCTCGGCGAGCTCTACCGCGGCGGCCTCCTCAACGAGGACGTGCACACGGTCCACTCGCCCTCCATCAAGCAGTGGCTCGACGACTGGGACGTGCGCGGCGGCTCCGCCGTCCCCGAGGCCCTGGAGCTGTGGCACGCGGCCCCCGGCTGCAAGCGCTCCGCCGAGGCCTTCTCGCAGTCCGAGCGCTGGGACACCCTCGACACGGACGCGGCGAACGGCTGCATCCGCGACGTCGCCCACGCCTACTCCCAGGACGGCGGCCTCGCCGTCCTCAAGGGGAACCTGGCCGTCGACGGCTGTGTCGTGAAGACCGCGGGCGTCGACGAGTCGATCTGGACCTTCGAGGGCCCGGCCGTCGTCTGCGAGTCCCAGGACGAGGCCGTCGAGAAGATCCTGAACAAGCAGGTCAAGGAGGGCGACGTCGTCGTCATCCGCTACGAGGGCCCCAAGGGCGGCCCCGGCATGCAGGAGATGCTCTACCCCACTTCCTTCCTCAAGGGCCGCGGCCTCGGCAAGGCCTGCGCCCTGGTCACCGACGGCCGCTTCTCCGGCGGTACGTCGGGCCTGTCCATCGGCCACGCGTCCCCCGAGGCGGCGTCCGGCGGCACCATCGCCCTCGTCGAGGACGGCGACCGCATCCGCATCGACATCCCCGGCCGCTCGATCGACCTCCTGGTCGACGACGCCGAGCTGGCCCGCCGCCGCGAGGCCCTCGGCGGCACGTACGCGCCCAAGTCCCGTGAGCGCAAGGTTTCCGCGGCCCTGCGGGCGTACGCGGCGATGGCGACGAGCGCGGACAAGGGCGCGGTGCGCGACGTGTCGCGGCTGGGCTGAGGCCCCTCCGGCGCGGCGGCTCCGCCACCCGGCGGGCCGACTGTCCCGGTTTGTCCTGCAACTGGTGTGGAGCGCGGGCGCGTCTATGGTGTGGAGTACATGCCATGGGCGGCCCGCGCCGCCCGTTTCACGTGGAACACGGGGACACACGGGGGATCACCATGAGCAGCGAAGAACTGACGATGCCCGCCACCGCCGATGTGGCGGACGGGGCGGAACTGACGATAGAGGCCGCGACGGCCAGACGGTACGCGATCGTCGCCGACGTCAACGTCCGCTCAGGCCCCGGCACCGCGTACGACAAGGTCGGCCGCCTCTCCGCGGGCACCCAGGTCACCATCGGCTGCCAGCAGCCCGGCGAGACGGTCACCGGCCCCACCGGGACGTCGAAGATCTGGGACCGCATCGGCAGCGGACGGTACGTCTCCGACACCTATGTCCGCACGGGCAGCAACGGCTACGTGGCGCCGCGCTGCTGACCCGCGCCGCCGGTTCCTGAGGCCGCCGGGCCCGGGGTCACCCGGACTTCGGCGGCTTCGCGGTGTCGAACGCGTACACCAGGTTCTTGGCCCCGGTCACGATCGCCGCGCGGCCCGCGAGGACGACGCGCGGGCTCGCGCCCACCTCCGCCGAGCCGTTGGTCCTGGGGTCCGTCGTCCAGAGCCGCGCGCCGTCGCGCGGCGCGAGCGCGGCGACGCGGCCGCTGGCCGAGCTGAAGTACAGCGCCCCGGGTCCGGCGACCGGCCCCGAGGCCCCTTCCACGCCTGCCTGCCGGGTCCACCTGAGCTTGCCCGTCGCCGCGTTGACCGCGCTGACCTCGCCGTTCTGCTCGGTGAAGTACACCGTCCCGGCGGCCAGGCTGGGGGCGCCGCCGAACCGCTTCGGCAGCCGGGTCTTCGCGACCTCGCCGCGCGCCACGTCCACGCGGACGACCGCCTCGTACTCGATGACGCCGATCTCGCCCACCCGCTCCTTGGCCATGACGAGCCGGCCCTCGTGCGCGCCGAGCACCTGGAGCGGGCCCTCCAGCGCGACGGCCTTGCCGAAGGCACCCGACTTGAGGTCGAGGCCGCGCACCGTGGCGTGCCGCAGCACGGTGCTCGACACCTCGGCGGCGGAACCGCACATCACGTACGCCGCGCCACCGGCGGAGAGCGGCGCGCAGATGGCACCCGCCGGGACCGGGGTCCTCCACAGCACCTTTCCGGAGCGGACCGCGCGGCCCTCGACGTGCGTGCCCGGCGCGTTGAGGGTGATGACGGTGGAGCCGATCACCTCGGCGTCGGCGGAACGGCTCGTGACGGCCATCGACTTGGTGGCGAACCGGGTCGACCACAGCTCCTTGCCCCGGGCCGCGTCGAGGGCCACGACCTCGCCGGGGCCCGAACCGTCGGGGAGCAGCCGGTAGCCGAGGACCGTGTTCCCGGACACGCCGACCATGTGCGTGTTCTGCATGGGGACGCCCGGGTGGTGCGCGGTCCACATCCGGTGGCCGTCGGCGACGCGGATCCGGGTGGCGATGACGCCGCCGCCCCCGCAGTACGCCGAGCCGCCGCGCGGCACGCAGCGCAGCTCGTCCGGGAGCTTCGCCGCGCCGGGCGACACGTTCTGCCGCCAGGCCCGGAAGCCGTGGGGGAGCGGCGCCCCGGTCGCCGCCACATTGCGGCCGCCGTCGTCGGGCCCCTCGTCCCGGGGGCCGTCCGCGCCCGGACCGAGCAGCGCGACGCCGCCGGCGATCACGGCGATGCCCAGGACGGCGGCGAGCACGGGCCGCCAGCGGTGGCGCAGCCGACCGGCGAGGCCGCGGGTCGCCGCCGCGTCGGCCCCGGCGTCTCCCGCATCGGCGGAGGCGGTGGAGAGGTGGTGCTGCGTGTCGGTGTCCCGCGTGCGGCTTCCGCCGGGCCCGGGCGCCGCTGCGAGGTCCACCGGCAGGTCCCGCAGCCGGACGAGGAGTTCGTCGATGGTGGGGCGGACGGCGGGGTCCTTGGCGAGACAGGGCTCGACGGCCGTGCGCAGCTCGCCCGGGACCTCGTCGAGGGCCGGTGCCTCGTGCACGACCTGGTACGCGGTCATGTACGGGCTGTCCGCGTCGAAGGGCCCCTGCCCCGTCGCCGCGTACACGAGCAGCGTGCCGAGCGAGAAGACGTCCGACGAGGGACCGACGCCGCGCGGCGTCTGGAGCTGCTCGGGCGACATGAACGGCGGCGTGCCGATGACCCGCCCCGTCATCGTCAGCGTCTGCTGGTCGGCGGCGCGCGAGATGCCGAAGTCGATGACGCGCGGCCCCTCGGCGGACAGCACGACGTTGGACGGCTTCAGGTCGCGGTGCACGACGTCCGCGCGGTGGATGTCGCGCAGCGCCTCCGCGAGCCCGATCGCGAGCGTCCGCAGCTCCATCCCGACGATGGGACCGCGCCGCGCGATGCGCTGCGCGAGCGTGGGGCCTTCTATGTACGCGGTGGCCATCCACGGCTGCTCCGCCTCGGGATCGGCGTCGACCACGGCAGCGGTGAACGCGCCGCTGACCCGGCGGGCCGCGGCGACCTCCTGCCGGAACCGGATGCGGAACTCCTCGTCCCCCGCGAACTGCTGGTGGATCAGCTTGATCGCGACCGGCCGCCCCGACGCCGTACGTGCGAGGAAGACGGTGCCCATGCCGCCGGAGCCGAGCCGCGACTCCAGTGGGTAGCCACCGATCTCCTCAGGGTCCCCTGAGCGGAGCGACACCTCTTTCGACCTCCCGGTACCGGTCGTCCCCCGTACTACTACCTGCCCGCACAAATTAGCGGCCGGACGGGGAGGCGGAGCAAGGCGGCCCGCCCTTTCGCGACGCGGGCGATAATCGAGACGTGAGCGACGAACGACGTACCGGCCAGACCGAGGGCACTCCGCCGGGTCCCCGCCCCGAGCCCATCCGCTTCTTCGGGACGTCGTGGCTGGAGCACACCGACGGCTACGCCGCCCGCCGCGCCGGGGTCGCGGCAGGCGCGCTCGTGGCGGCGGCCGCGGGCTGTCTGGTGCTGCGCTTCGCGTACCAGGGCCTGGAGATCGCGGACGTGGGCGCCTTTGTGAACCTGCTGGTCGTGGTCATGTTCGCCATCTGCAGCGCGATCGCTTTCCGGCGCACCTGGGAGGGGTTCTCCAAGCACCACGACCCGCAGTCGGTGGCGTCCATGCGCAGCCTGATGACCATCGGCTTCATCGGCTCCCTCCTCGCCTACTTCTTCCGCTCCCTGAAGGAGGCCCCGGGCGAGCGTCTGCACCGCGAGGAGTACGAGACGGCCCGCGAGCAGTACGAACGCCGCACGAAGCGCCGCGCGGGCAACCCCTCCAAACGCAAGCGCCACCAGAAGTAGGGCCCCCGCGCCGGGCCCGCGAGGCCCGTCCCGGCGGTGTGAGGATGCCTCCATGGCAGACCAACACCCCACCGCATCGGCTGAGTTCGCCCTCTCCTTCGAATCCGTCGCGGCCCAGTACGCCGCCTCCCGCCCCGGCTACCCGCCCGGCCTGTTCACCACGGTCCAGGACCTCGCGGACGCTCCCCTCAAGGGCGCGACCGTGGTCGACGTGGGCGCGGGCACCGGCATCGCCACCCGGCTCCTCCGTGAGAGGGGCGCCCGCGTCATCGCCGTGGAGCCCGGCCCCGAGATGGGCGCGCAGCTGCGCGCCGCCCTGCCCGGCACGCCCCTGGTGCGCGGCTCGGGCGACGCCCTGCCCCTGGCGACGGCCTCCGCCGACCTCGTCACCTACGCCCAGGCCTTCCACTGGACCGCCCCCGAGCGCTCCGTCCCGGAGGCCCTGCGCGTGCTGCGTCCCGGCGGCGCCCTCGCCCTGTGGTGGAACGTGCCCGACCCGGACGTCCCCTGGGCCGCCGCCCAGGAAGCGCGCCTGAAGTCACGCCTCCCCGGCTACCACGCCCACAGCGTCACCGGCGACGCCGCCCGCATCGTGGACCGCGTGGTGCCCGGCCTCACCCCGGTCCACCGCTGTCTGCACTGGACGCGCCGGGTCCCGCTCGACGTCCACCTCGCCCACCTCGGCAGCCGCTCGTACTTCGCCTCCCTTGGCCCCGACCGGTCCGCCGCCGTCCTCGCGGACGAGCGCACCCACCTCCTCGAACACTTCCCCGACGGCACGGTGGAGGAGGCCTACGCCCTCGACCTCACCGTCGTGCGCAGTCCCCGCTGACCCCACCGCTGACCCCACCGCTGACCCCACCGCGACGAAGCCGCCCGCGGCAGTCCGTGCTCCCCGCGCAAGGCCCGAGTGCCCTTCGGCGTCTTGACGGGCCGGGCCCTCCAGGCGCACTATTCATCACATGATGAATATTAAGACCCCGGCCCGGGCCCCGGCCACCGCCCCGGCCGCCATCCACGCCGAAGACCTCAAGGTCATCCGCGGCCACCGCACCGTCCTGCGCGACCTGGCCTTCACCGTCCCGCGCGGCCAGATCACCGGCCTGCTCGGCCCCTCCGGCTGCGGCAAGTCCACGCTGATGCGCGCCGTCGTCGGCACCCAGGCCAAGGTCACCGGCACCCTGGACGTCCTGGACCACCCGGCGGGCACCCCCGCCCTGCGCTCCCGCATCGGCTACGTCACCCAGGACCCCTCCGTCTACGAGGACCTCACCGTCCGCCAGAGCCTGGAC is a window from the Streptomyces spectabilis genome containing:
- a CDS encoding Ppx/GppA phosphatase family protein, with protein sequence MRLGVLDVGSNTVHLLVVDAHPGARPLPAHSHKADLRLAQLLDPAGAIGPEGVDQLIATVRDALQAAEDKGVEDLLPFATSAVREATNADDVLARVRAETGVDLQVLTGEEEARLTFLAVRRWFGWSAGKLLVLDIGGGSLEIAYGMDEEPDAAVSLPLGAGRLTAAWLPEDPPEPGDVRALRRHVRAQIARTVGEFSRLGSPDHVVATSKTFKQLARLGGAARSTEGLYVQRELKRKSLEDWVPQLAAMTTGERSELPGVSEGRAGQLLAGALVAEGAMDLFGVESVEICPWALREGVILRRLDHLPQP
- a CDS encoding sugar phosphate isomerase/epimerase family protein, with the protein product MVEPVVRIPDAKVALSTASVYPESTATAFEIAARLGYDGVEVMVWTDPVSQDIEALRRLSDYHQIPILAVHAPCLLITQRVWSTDPWVKLQRARAAAEKLDASTVVVHPPFRWQRGYARDFVQGIWRMAEETDVRFAVENMYPWRYRDREMLAYAPDWDVTKDDYRHFTIDLSHTATARTDALEMVDRMGDRLGHVHLADGRGSAKDEHLVPGRGTQPCAALLERLATSGFDGHVVIEVNTRRAMSSAEREADLAEALAFTRLHLASSVKVPRS
- a CDS encoding TetR/AcrR family transcriptional regulator; translation: MTAGAAAPRRRGRPSRTQTERGPATREVILEAAREQFSAHGYEKTSVRAIAKAAGVDSALVHHYFGTKEQLFAAAIEVSFAPALQAPAAIEDGPFDAVGERLTRFVLGVWENPATRTPLLAIVRSAVNHETAAAVFRRLVTTQLLSRVAATLDLPDAELRAELAAAQLVGVSMLRYVIQVEPLASADMEDLVARLAPVVQGHLTGFSNPE
- the ilvD gene encoding dihydroxy-acid dehydratase; protein product: MPELRSRTVTHGRNMAGARALMRASGVPGADIGRKPVIAVANSFTEFVPGHTHLAPVGRIVSEAVREAGGIPREFNTIAVDDGIAMGHGGMLYSLPSRDLIADSVEYMVEAHCADALICISNCDKITPGMLMAALRLNIPTVFVSGGPMEAGKATLVDGTVRKLDLIDAMVDASNENVSDEDILRIEENACPTCGSCSGMFTANSMNCLTEAIGLSLPGNGSVLATHTARRALYEQAGATVVEITKRYYDGDDASVLPRNIATHAAFENAMALDIAMGGSTNTILHLLAAAQEAEAGYDLTDIDAVSRRVPCLAKVAPNVAPQGTYYMEDVHRAGGIPAILGELYRGGLLNEDVHTVHSPSIKQWLDDWDVRGGSAVPEALELWHAAPGCKRSAEAFSQSERWDTLDTDAANGCIRDVAHAYSQDGGLAVLKGNLAVDGCVVKTAGVDESIWTFEGPAVVCESQDEAVEKILNKQVKEGDVVVIRYEGPKGGPGMQEMLYPTSFLKGRGLGKACALVTDGRFSGGTSGLSIGHASPEAASGGTIALVEDGDRIRIDIPGRSIDLLVDDAELARRREALGGTYAPKSRERKVSAALRAYAAMATSADKGAVRDVSRLG
- a CDS encoding SH3 domain-containing protein; this translates as MSSEELTMPATADVADGAELTIEAATARRYAIVADVNVRSGPGTAYDKVGRLSAGTQVTIGCQQPGETVTGPTGTSKIWDRIGSGRYVSDTYVRTGSNGYVAPRC
- a CDS encoding serine/threonine-protein kinase; translated protein: MSLRSGDPEEIGGYPLESRLGSGGMGTVFLARTASGRPVAIKLIHQQFAGDEEFRIRFRQEVAAARRVSGAFTAAVVDADPEAEQPWMATAYIEGPTLAQRIARRGPIVGMELRTLAIGLAEALRDIHRADVVHRDLKPSNVVLSAEGPRVIDFGISRAADQQTLTMTGRVIGTPPFMSPEQLQTPRGVGPSSDVFSLGTLLVYAATGQGPFDADSPYMTAYQVVHEAPALDEVPGELRTAVEPCLAKDPAVRPTIDELLVRLRDLPVDLAAAPGPGGSRTRDTDTQHHLSTASADAGDAGADAAATRGLAGRLRHRWRPVLAAVLGIAVIAGGVALLGPGADGPRDEGPDDGGRNVAATGAPLPHGFRAWRQNVSPGAAKLPDELRCVPRGGSAYCGGGGVIATRIRVADGHRMWTAHHPGVPMQNTHMVGVSGNTVLGYRLLPDGSGPGEVVALDAARGKELWSTRFATKSMAVTSRSADAEVIGSTVITLNAPGTHVEGRAVRSGKVLWRTPVPAGAICAPLSAGGAAYVMCGSAAEVSSTVLRHATVRGLDLKSGAFGKAVALEGPLQVLGAHEGRLVMAKERVGEIGVIEYEAVVRVDVARGEVAKTRLPKRFGGAPSLAAGTVYFTEQNGEVSAVNAATGKLRWTRQAGVEGASGPVAGPGALYFSSASGRVAALAPRDGARLWTTDPRTNGSAEVGASPRVVLAGRAAIVTGAKNLVYAFDTAKPPKSG
- a CDS encoding EamA/RhaT family transporter, whose protein sequence is MSDERRTGQTEGTPPGPRPEPIRFFGTSWLEHTDGYAARRAGVAAGALVAAAAGCLVLRFAYQGLEIADVGAFVNLLVVVMFAICSAIAFRRTWEGFSKHHDPQSVASMRSLMTIGFIGSLLAYFFRSLKEAPGERLHREEYETAREQYERRTKRRAGNPSKRKRHQK
- a CDS encoding class I SAM-dependent methyltransferase, which produces MADQHPTASAEFALSFESVAAQYAASRPGYPPGLFTTVQDLADAPLKGATVVDVGAGTGIATRLLRERGARVIAVEPGPEMGAQLRAALPGTPLVRGSGDALPLATASADLVTYAQAFHWTAPERSVPEALRVLRPGGALALWWNVPDPDVPWAAAQEARLKSRLPGYHAHSVTGDAARIVDRVVPGLTPVHRCLHWTRRVPLDVHLAHLGSRSYFASLGPDRSAAVLADERTHLLEHFPDGTVEEAYALDLTVVRSPR